The DNA segment TGCCGCTGTACGGCATCCGCGACCAGGGGCTGCGCGGCTACCTGAAGTCCTACCTCGAGCCGACCTTGATGATGCTGCCGTTCAATATCATCAGCGAGCTGTCGCGCACGCTGGCGCTGGCTGTTCGCCTGTTCGGCAATATGATGAGCGGAGCCATGATCATTGCCATCCTGGTGACGATCACGCCGTTCCTGTTTCCCATCGTGATGACCGCGCTCGGCCTGCTTACCGGCATGGTGCAGGCTTATATCTTCAGCATCCTGGCCGCGGTCTATCTCGCGGCGGCCACGCATGGCGGCAAGGTGGAGCCCGGCCTGCCACTCGAAAAAACACCCTGAACCCGACCAAGGAACCATCCCATGGACAGCCTGACAATCATCGCGGTGGCATCGATCGCCATGGCCGGCCTTTGCACCGGCTTCGGCTGCATGGGGCCCGCGCTCGCGGAAGGCCGGGCGGTAGCGACGGCGCTGACGTCGCTGGCGCAGCAGCCCGATGCATCGGCCACGATCACGCGCACGCTCTTCGTCGGCCTGGCGATGATCGAGTCGACGGCGATCTACTGCTTCGTCGTCTCGATGATCCTGATCTTTGCCAACCCCTTCTGGAACGCCGCCATCGCCCGCGCGGTGGCCAGGTAAGCCATGCTGATCGACTGGTTCACCGTGGGTGCGCAGGCACTCAACTTCGTCATCCTCGTCTGGCTGCTGAAGCGCTTTCTTTACCAGCCCGTGCTTGACGCCATCGACGCGCGCGAGGGCAGGATCGCCAGGCAGATCGCAGATGCCAGTGCCAAGGAGGCCGAGGCGCGCAAGCAAGGCGAGGCGTTCCAGCAGAAGACCGATGCATTCGAGCGCGAGCGCGCTGCGCTGCTGGCACAGGCAGCTGGCGATGCCGAGACACAGCGCCAGCAGTGGCTGGAAGCCGCGCGCCAGGCAGCGGATGCGCTTGCCGCAAAACGGCAGGACGCGCTGCGCAGCGAAGCCGGGCAACTGACGCAGGCGCTTGGCGATCTGGCGCGGCGAGAGGTGTTTGCCGTCGCGCGCCGGGCGCTTGCGGACCTGGCCTCGGCAAGCCTCGAAGAACGCGTGGCCGACGTCTTCATCCGCCGTCTGCGTGCGCTCGACGAGCCGGCCAGAGCCAGTCTTGCGGCCGCGTTCAGGCAGCCGGCGGCACACGCGGT comes from the Cupriavidus basilensis genome and includes:
- a CDS encoding F0F1 ATP synthase subunit C, with the translated sequence MDSLTIIAVASIAMAGLCTGFGCMGPALAEGRAVATALTSLAQQPDASATITRTLFVGLAMIESTAIYCFVVSMILIFANPFWNAAIARAVAR
- a CDS encoding F0F1 ATP synthase subunit B, which produces MLIDWFTVGAQALNFVILVWLLKRFLYQPVLDAIDAREGRIARQIADASAKEAEARKQGEAFQQKTDAFERERAALLAQAAGDAETQRQQWLEAARQAADALAAKRQDALRSEAGQLTQALGDLARREVFAVARRALADLASASLEERVADVFIRRLRALDEPARASLAAAFRQPAAHAVVRSAFALPAAQCAAIQAAVDDVLGTAIPLQFDTAQGLVSGIELIVGGQKLAWSIDGYLGSLEHAVSALLSPESAAMHAGPEPESAPPPAAKPVPKPEASQP